The DNA window AGACCGCGGCCCGCGACGCCGGCAAGGCGCGCGACGAGGGCAAGGAGTATGTCGTGCAGGACGGCGACATCATGCTCTTCAAGTTCAACGTGTAGGCGCCACGCGGCCCGATTTCGCAGCCGCAGCAAAACTTGTGACTTTTACGCGCATGCAGCATTTTTCGAGCGGCGGCGTCTTGGCATCGTCACAGGCGAATGTTTAATTCGGCGCGTATGGCGTTCGCCTCCCACGGCGCCAACCAACCAATGTTTCAGAATTGCACGCCCCTCTCCCGGGGGGCCTGCAAGATTTTGTGCTTTAAGGAGCTCACATATGCTCGGAAGAAAAGTTCCGCAGGTCACTTTCCGCACGCGCGTCCGCGACGAATCCATCGAGGGACCGAACCCGTATCGCTGGGAAGACAAGACCAGCGCCGACTATTTCGCCGGCAAGCGCGTGATCCTCTTCTCGCTGCCCGGCGCCTTCACGCCGACCTGCTCGACCTACCAGCTTCCGGATTTCGAGAAACTTCACGAGGAGTTCAAGGCGGAAGGAATCGACGCGATTTACTGCGTTTCCGTCAACGACGCCTTCGTGATGAATGCCTGGGGCCGCGCCCAGGACATCAAAAACGTCGGGCTCATCCCGGACGGCTCCGGCGAATTCACCCGCAAGATGGGCATGCTGGTCGCCAAGGACAATCTGGGCTTTGGC is part of the Chelativorans sp. AA-79 genome and encodes:
- a CDS encoding peroxiredoxin, yielding MLGRKVPQVTFRTRVRDESIEGPNPYRWEDKTSADYFAGKRVILFSLPGAFTPTCSTYQLPDFEKLHEEFKAEGIDAIYCVSVNDAFVMNAWGRAQDIKNVGLIPDGSGEFTRKMGMLVAKDNLGFGMRSWRYAAVIDDGVVEMWFEEEGFSDNCDTDPYGVSSPQNILEALRAPQSAAA